The nucleotide window caatgaaatgtgtcctctgcttttaaccatcaccctgagcagtgggcggccatgacaggcacccggggagcagtgtgtggggacggtgctttgctcagtggcacctcagtggcaccttgaaggCTCacgattcgaaccagcaaccttctgactacggggacatttccttacccgctaggtctcAGATGAGATAATGGCCGGGCAGTTGTTTAatcttacccgctagaccatcCACCTAACCCTCCACCCTTCAGTTACGGGTTCAATTCCTTACCCGCGAGGCCACCACTAGGCCCCCCCGTTCACTGGGGTGACATCATGCAGCTTCAAACCGAACTGTATGCCCATCGCCCCGCACTGCTAGCGCGGGCTGCATCAGAAAGTAGAAAAATGTTGAATGAACTTTTCTGGCATAGAGCAAGCGGATGCCAGTCAatcctaggttcaaatcccacctactaccattgcgtTCCTgagcagggggactgtccctgtaactggataagggtgtctgagaaatgccttaaatgtaaatgggttaaGTGGATTGGTAGCAGCTAATGTGCACCTTGCGCAGCAGACATGCCAACCCTCAAGCCGACACTGACTTAAATAAATCACGAACAACATGAacgttccatttacatttacagcatttaccagacgcccttatccagagtgacttacaatcagtattacagggacagtccccccctggagcaacttagggttaagtgtcttgctcagggacacaatggtagtaagtgggatttgaacctgggtcttctggttcataggcaagtgtcttacctgctaggctactaccacccttccacTATACACATAACTAAATTTAATAAAGAGATATCGCAATTTTGATATATTAAGCTCGCACTACATACTATGATGGTTTCTAGAAGCAGGGCATTTTTGGTCTGTAAATGAGCTCTGGCCAGTCTCTCTTGCCCGGGTGTTATATCAGACACATAAACGGCTGAATAAAGCGGCATTCTGAATGCCAGACATGATTGAGCCTATGAATAGATTACAGCTGGGAGAGGGACGCGGCGGTGGCGGCCGTCGTCTTCGCGGCTGCATTATTAACCTGCGCTCTCCTGTTCAGCCAGGCTGGCGACCCTCATCCCCCCgtggcccacacacacacacacacacacacacatatatacacacacacacacacacagcgcctCATATTCCTTTTCTAATTAGCGGACCTTGAGCTGTTGCTAAGTTGGTCCACTTCCCTGGGGTTTCTGAGGAGCTGGATGACTGCTCTAATGAgcatacacccccccccccccccctcctccaccctccGCACCCGCCCCAACCACCTCTCATCCATGAAGAACAGATGCCCAGACCACACACGCCACGCAACAcccgccgccccccccccagtccCACATGTCCACAAGCTGcgcgcgtgtgagtgtgtgcatattGTTCGGCCAGGTTGTTGTGACATCGGCGCATGTGACAGCAGTAAGGCAGCGGATGGCGGTGACAGCACGTGAAGGTGGTGCTGAGGGACGGGCGGCTCGTGTTCCCCCCCGGCTGGCATCGCTTTCATGCCCGCCATTGTCCTGCGAGACCGGGCCGGGACGCTCTCCCGCGGAGCCTTTTTACAAGACTAATCTCATGTGTCCGCAGCACACACGCTACTGTACCGACACGAAACCCGACCCGGTGCCCGACCAAGTCTGGCAAGGGGCGACAGACTTGGACCCTTTTTGTTGCTGCGCTTCACAAACTGCTGACTTCTATTAGGACAAAAGCAACATTACTGATGCTGCAATCGGAACATGCAATCGCGACGGAACATTATATGCATATACGCTATATGCAGAAAGAATATATCcacaaatgtttgtgtgtgtgtgtgtgtgtgtgtgtgtgtgtgtgtgtgtgtgtgtgcaggtggtCCGCCTCTCCTGCATCATATCAAAGTCCCTTTGATGCTGGATGCACACCTGAAAAATGGAAGCGGCCTTGTTTTCCATTATCGGGAGACGGACGGGGCCGCGTTGTGTCACCATCAGAACAGCGTGTGGGGAAAAAGGTCGTCGTTGGCACGCAATGTTTCTCTTCCTGTGGACCCTGGATGATATGCCGCTGAAATGGATTCGGGTTTTGTGCGTGCACTTAAACACTTTGCAACCTGCAACCTGCGCTACAATAGGGCATGTTCGCTAACGTCGCATACATCCATCTTCACACCAGAATGTTTGAGTGAAAGTGCCGGGGATCTTCATACGTCTTTATAGTGGACTTTTATCATGCCGGCAACGCACCGGACACGCCCCTTGATGCCTAATGCAGCCTCCGGGTATTCCACACCTGGgtccattcatcacctgtgtgttttattgcacCGGTGCACCTCAGCCCTGACCTGTCATCTGATACAACACAACTACAACGAAAACTATCCGCCGCTTTCTTATCCAACTGCATTTGTGGAAAATAATGTTAAACAATCATTTTAGCATTAGACATACTTGGATGACGGGTGGCCAGGTACAttagagctgtcagtcatgccgaAAGACCACTGTCCCTTTAAATATGGCTAATTCCGTCAAGATCTATATTCAGACTTGATCCTTTTTCAAAGTTTGATccttaaaaaacataattgatgCTCACGGCGGAAAATGATATTCTGCAAAGAGTCCTGTTTATATCTGTAAATCCTGGAGACATAAAGACAGTGACAGTGCCAAACATGCCCCATGCACTACACCTTATGTAGCACTAGGAAAAAATATGCATAAGTTTTAATATAATTGCATAATtttgtttgtaaaaataatagttttatttCCACTCATCAGCAGTGTCTGCTCTCCTTCATGCTTTAGGAAAGGGACGTTTTTTCAGATTCCGTCTGCCCACCCTGAACCTCCTTGGCTCCAGCAAGCAGTCCCTCCCTCAAGAAGACCCGGACACGGTCATGATCGACTCGCCCAAGGAGAGCGTCGACTCGGTGGCCATGAGGGACTTCCAGTCGCCCAGCAAGCAAGACAGCTGCAGCCCCACCGACGCTAATGACACTCGGGCGCTCATCGGCTCCAGCCTGCCGTCCCCGGTCAGCACCTCTGGTCCCGTGGACCAGTCATCCCCCAGGCAGCGCTGGGACCGCCGAAGCTCAGCACTGGCCCAGTCCACCACGTGCCTGGCCCAGTCGTTTTCACGGGACAGCCTCTGCAGCCGGAGACGGGCGTCTTCCGTCCACGACATTGAAGGGTTCAGCGCCAACGCCAAACGGGCCCTAAGTGAAggtttttcctgtttgtttctCTGTTGGTGCTGGTTTATTTGGTGGAAAGACTGTTGCCTGTGCAGGTATTTACGTATCTCTTGTGCCAGGTCCATTCAACCACTTGAAATCGAGTCTGCTGGGATCCACCTCAGATTCCAACATAAACAGGTACAGCACCATCAACAAGATCCCGCTCATCGCTCTCAACTTCTCGGAATTGAACGACAAGAAAGCCCCATCCCCTCCGTCCTCAGAGAAAACCATCATTGCGCCCAAGGTCAAAGATCGGACACACAATGTGACAGAGAAGGTGACACAGGTAAGGTCATATAATGCAACACTGTTGTCTTCTCTTTTGTACGAAAGGCCAGACTTCCCATTATTGGTAGTATCACAGCATTCTCACATCACACTGGGATAACATGGAAAATCAGGTTTGCAGAAGTTCATGCCGCTcagtggagcaaaaaaaaaaaaatactgtgaaGGAATACTGGAAATTGCCAAAGAATGGTACCGACCCTTATAAAACGAGTACGTACAATACTCTCAGTTTCCTATTTGTCGAATCCCAGCACCAACGCAACCTATTTAGCACTtatgagctgctgattagaaGATCCGTTGAAGGTTTGGGAAGGGGAATGGATGCATAAAGTTTTCATTTGTGACATCCATGTCCTGAAACGTGAGGTTTTGCATGCTGGCCAGCCATCAGTGGCGAGAGGTGACAGTGAGTTACAGTTCCGTCAAATGCCAgtatttctctttttctctcataTAGACATTTGAATCACCACAGACAACGTACtgcatatacatttattttctcatttgttcaaAAGGGGTCATGAAATTGcagaatctaaaaaaatgtacagtattacGGGCTTGTTTCTGAACCGTCAGAACTTCCACCGGCTTAACAATACGTTTGCCGAATCCTCCACCGACAGCAGAaatgtttattcaaatttatGCTAAAACCAGCGCTGTTCCCTAAacctctctgcagcagcaggatgTTTACAAAGAACACAGTTTATCACACGACCCGCCCCGAAACCCCAAACCTTTCATCTCCGATTTCCATCACCACGTTCACACTGACACTGTGACACCACTTTAAGCCCCGGGGGGCGCGTCTTTCTCCAGTAAAGGAGAAAAGCTCTCCGTCTGTTTTAGAGAAAGGCACCGGTCGAGCGGGTCCCGGTCTGGACGCCCAGAGTCGCTGTTTCCAGTGTGCCAAGGCGCTCATCGTATCTGGCAGAACGGGAAGATGCGGAAAGCTTTAGACGGCGCAGTGATGGGTCTCGGCAGAGGGCAGAGGCCTTCGGTGCCGGGCGCAGTCATTTGCCTTGTCGCATGCGAGCGATTTTTCATATCACCTCTGTAACCCATGGCTcacggtggcctagcggttaaggaagtggccccgtaatcagaaggttgccggttcgaatcccgatgcgtcaaggtgccactgaggtgccactgagcaaagcaccgtccccacacactgctccccgggcgcctgtcatggctgcccactgctcactcagggtgatgggttaaatgcagaggacaaatttcactgtgtgcaccgtgtgctgtgctgctgtgtatcacatgtgacaatcacttcactttcacttccagaGGGCCCCGTCGCGGCGCAACAACGCAGCCCCCACTTCGCCTCCCTAATTCCTAATGAACTATTTATCAGTCAAAGTGCAGCCATTTGCTGACTGTCAGAGCTCATTATACGGATGCAAGCGCCGGCTGAGTGTCGGGTGACAGCGCTCGGCACCTGGATTAGGCCCTTAATTAACGGCAAAGTCACAACCCCGAACCGCGCGGCCGTCACCAAAAATGGCCAGACAAGAAGCATGCGGGGGCCACGTGCATATCAGAATCGCCATCGCGGTAACTTGAACGGTTTAATTGACCACGAGGACGAAGACCGGGAACAGGGGAGATCATTATCTCATTCGGCCCGGCTTAGCGGCGCTTCCTGTCAGATTTGCAGAATCGCATCTGCGCCGGTGCCCTTGGGCGAGGTGCCTTTCCTGGATCGCTTCGGCAATAAGCTCGGTAAGAGGTGGAGGACACCGGAGTCAGCTGGTCGGACGGATTCGTGCCAGATTTCTGCCACTGGATGTGCTGTGTTCACACTCCTTATAGAAAACAgacaaacttctttttttttttttttttagtgttcgGGAGATTTTTTGCGAGGCTTGGAAAATGATTTGTGCTTTGCTCAAGTGGAAATACGATCTTCGCCCAAGAGATGGACTGGCGGCTACGTGCCAAAAATATGCATTAATACAGACTGTGTCTCTAATTGTAAGTGACAGATTGTCTTGCCAGATGTGATAGCAGTTTATTTAGGCTCAAAAGGCCATTTAGACTAATGTTTCGACTGGAATGCAGCTCAGAAATATCCACATGCTTTGTGGGACTGAAAATATACCAGTGTATCCAATTAGCCCCATCGCTATGTTCACTGCAGGATGATGGATGTTACCAAGTTCTCGTTTGACTAAAGGTCATCTAAATCACATctactatcattattattagtaaGAGTCTAACATCTTGCTGACTATCTAGAAAACGTctccacatttttggaaaacGTTCTAGAGCTGTCACTGGAACGTTAAGGGAGTAACTTATATAAAAACTTTTTAGGGagtaatttatatttataaattactgtgtgtgtgtgtgtgtgtgtgtgtgtgtgtgtgtgtgtgtgtgtgtgtgtgtgtgtgtgtgtgtgtgtgtatatatacaaaatataatacaaaatatgacattaaaaggtgaggtagaaaccttattgcacatgaaaaaccCTATTATGCCATTATGCAtgcataattatatttataattaagcGCATGATAGACGTTTATTTGGATGTGGGCTGCATTTATCAAGCACATAAAGGATGAGAGAGACAACGgtgggaaggaagcacagatgGCGAGTAACAGGGAGAGGatctgatcattttttaaaaatgaaacacctTGCAGGCCTCTTAAGGGAATGGGAATGAAATTTGCCTAGAGCAAGTGTTCTACAGCCTTGTGGTTGAGGACATTGAGTGGACATTGTTTTTGCTAACGTCACATAAGCGTTTTTTGCGCTTCTACATTTAAATATCTTTACATTCTGAACCCGTGTCTCTTGGGCAATCATTAACGCTTCATCAATTTATTATTTCCCTTATAAAgcttgtcatttaaaaaaaaataattttgaggTCCAAACTAATCTGTGCATCTTCCTTATAGGTGTTTTGCACTAATTTaagcatatttttttcttacattggAAATGTAAGAAAATGCACTCACTATTTGCAGTTTAGATCTGACTGCCCGttatgttcacttttttctggTGTGGTATCGTAGGTGCTGTCTTTAGGGGCCGACGTTCTTCCAGAGTACAAACTCCAGACCACACGGATCGACACGTTTACAATCCTCCACTATAGCCCCTTCAAAGCCGTGTGGGACTGGCTCATCCTACTGCTGGTGATCTACACGGCGATCTTCACCCCATACTCGGCCGCCTTCCTGCTCAACGACCGCGAGGAGCAAAAGAGGCGGGAGTGCGGCTACTCCTGCAGCCCCCTCAACGTGGTGGACCTCATGGTGGACATCATGTTCCTCATTGACATCCTTATCAACTTTAGAACAACTTACGTCAACGTGAACGAGGAGGTGGTGAGCCACCCTGCCAAGATTGCCATCCACTACTTCAAGGGCTGGTTCCTCATTGACATGGTGGCTGCCATCCCCTTCGATCTGCTCATTTTTGGATCTGGGTCATCGGACGAGGTGAGCCATGAGGTAAGTTTTGGGCCAAGGAGCTTCTTTTCTTTGTAATCTGCAAATCCTGATCAGGTCTAAAGGTATTGATAGCTGTAAAGCGTATTTGTCCTCCTCTGTGACGGTGCAAATTTTTCAAACTATTTGCCACTCATTAGCCTTTGATTAGTGCTTGTGTTGGAACACAACATACTAGATGGGAATGGTTTGTAGGAGTTCCAATAGGGCTTGGGTGCCATTGTGGTACCCcattatgaaaaaatatgaacaatatgtTTTTTATAACAAAACTACAActacaagtttggacacaccttctcattcaatgtgttttctttattttcatgaccatttacgttggtagattctcactgaaggcatcgaaactatgaatgagcacatgtggagttatgtactccaggtgaaataactgaaaacatgttttatattctagtttctttgctctgattactgctttctCTGATGAGCTTcaatctgaaatggttttccaacagtcttgaaggagttcccagaggtgtttagcacttgttggggtccaactcaccccaaaccatcacgattgggttcaggtcgggtgactgtggaggccaggtctccactttgtgttaagtacataactccacatgtgttcattcatagttttaatgccatcagtgagaatctaccaacgtaaatggtcatgaaattaaagaaaacaaattgaatgagaaggtgtgtccaaacttttggcctgtactgtatttgcatttgcaaataAAGGCACATGACCCTGGCatagcaacataaaaaaaagtccaagtTTCACTCATCTTAAGCTGATGGcaagttaaaataaataaataaataaataaatcaaactaTTTTAGGACAGTCATCTAAGCTTATACATCCTATATTATTACAATGCATCAGCAATATTATATGGCATTATACCACAGCACCTATACCCTTACTGTTGCCCTCCTTTGCTAAATCCTGAATGCAGCAGTCAAGTGCTCTGAGAGGATTATTAGATGCgattctggatttttttttcttttctgaatggTCTGCATTTCAAAATCCATTTATGTGGATTAATGGCTTACCAAATGGCGATCAatggtgcatttaaatgcaaGGAGAAAGGGCTTGTCTGACTGCTTGCAAAGCTCACAAATACCGAGGCCAGCTGCGCAGGTTGGATTGCCCCCCATTGGAGACAGGGGACACTGAGTTGGGTTGCACTTGCACTTCAGGAAGCTTTGGCCAGTGATGGAAAAGAAATTGCAGTTGTTACGGGATAAATTTCTCTAGGGATGTCAGGTCTTGCTGTACAATTCCGTCCTTGTGTCTCTGGTCTGTTTATGCACAGGACGTGTGTTTGTCAAATCCACAGAATGTCTGGAGACATGgtccaaaacaaaagaaatgggATCGGAGGAAAAACGAATGTCCATTCACACTATTAGTGTGTGATGGGCctattttttcattcttttatttggttattaatttttttttttccgtagaGACCCCTTCAGGGCAAACCTTTCCTCCGGCATTCAGGTCATCGGCCGAGCTGTTTTCCAGAATGTGTTACTTGTGACGTGCTCCTGACAAACAGCTCTGTCAGGAAGCAATCTCAGCTCCCCCTCACGGAAAGGGTAATCGACCACCAATTTGGATCGGTTTGCTTTATTGACCGGGCATCACAAGGCTCCGGGCGCCATTTGTCACAAACTTGCCGGCGCAAACAATGTCCGTATCGCTGCCCTTTCAAAGTGCAGCTGGTGTTCGAGACAGAAGAGATGGGCTCCCCTACGCcgctaccccccccccccccccccgaccatCACTGAAAAGATAATGAGGCCTTGGGAAATAAAGAGGGGGGTCCAGGAAGTACTGCAGGGTGGGGCGAGTAGCCTCAGTGGAAAGGAATCACCGCTTGACGCTTAGTTCGCTTTTGATTATttactaattaattttttttttccctcatcttTCTCCCTCCCTGCGTTTGAGCAGATGGACGGGCGCCCTGTTGCGGTCAGTCGGCCGTATTTTTAGAGCGAAGGTAAATGAGCTGAGGGCAGATGGTGGCCTGGGGAGGCGGCTCCTGTACTTCATTAACAAGGGGCTTttctccacccccccaccccctttatACTGTACACCTCAGATTACAGAAAACTCTTTGATGGAACGCTCTTTTCATTAAATACGTTATTGTAATGATTCCCATTTCTCTAATCTTGCGGTTGCTTTTGGGTAATGTGTTTTCAGGCAAGTCTTTGtgcttttgtattattattattgatggaGTTCTCTGTAAAATCCGTTACCggaatgaaacatgaaacataaTGGTAATAAGAGTGTGCCGAAGAGGCAGCCTAATGTGGGTGTCTGAATCTGTGCTCATCATTGTGTTCTTGCTTCACTGgaaaattctgtattttattaatgctgACAAATGAATATGTGCCAGTTCAGTCTTCGCCACAGATAATGTGAGGCtggttttctgaaaaaacactcAAATTGACtgtggtttatgtgtgtgtgtgtgtgtgtgtgtgtgtgtgtgaggaggtgTGATGATAGATTGAATAAGCTGTGACCTTGCTGTGTCATTGCAACAGCACTGCAAAAAGTTTGGGACTGTGAGACGAACCACAAGCTGATTTGATGTTCTCATGCTTGAGTTAATATAATGATATGCCTGTTTTAAATAGAATGTGCAGGGTGAAACATAAAAGCAAGATAGACATTCATCAAGGCaaagacatggacaaaaaaagcACGTTACACAAAAATGGTTTAGACATCAATGAATACAAATCCACTGCaaccctctctttttttctcttattaatCATTTATACAATTCAATATACACTTATTACACCTCAGAGTACTTTACTCTTAACTTAGAATAAAAAGGCAAAGTAATTGGCAACAATCAGCTGTTTTATGATCTTCAAATTTGCAACAATGACCATTATGAATGAATTTGGATTGCAATATGGAGTCATTATGTTTTTAGCCTTGGCTACTGAACTCTAAGGTCTGTAAGGTTCTAAGAATTGTAAGGTCAAGTGCAGCAGTTTTGCTAAACGACTTGTGCATTTGCTCTAAAACCCtttaatagaataaaatgtggaaatcaGACCAGAATTGTGCGGCACAATAAAGCACACACCCACTGCAAAAATAGCACGTTGACCAAGGACGTAATTACAACAGTACAACTAATAATACGTGCATACATACGTTCCAGTTGTAGTCATAATACTGTCGTTGTGGGCAATTCATGGAGGGTCAGTGAAGCAGTGAGTCCGTACCCGCTCTAAAGCTGGGCTAAAATGGGATAAACTGTACCGTAGGCAATAACTGCCCTAATGCTTCCCAAATTGTGTCTTTATGAAAGGGCGCCTAGAAACAAGGCAACGTATAAAACAGTGGACTTGACTGTGAGATCGTGAGACAAAAAAGATTGTGAGGTTTACGTAATCAAACCTTTTTGAAACCATGTTGATTCCCCAATGTAAATGTCCCGGTTATTAACAAGGCACCACTGGAGCCACGAACATCAACAGGAAAACTGCATAAAGCCATTAAAAGCAATGAAACTCGGTGGGCTACGCACGAAACTGGCTGACCCCAGTTGTCCGGCGCCCAGATCCCTGGTTGTGTTCGACGCGAGAATACGCACATCCCCGGTGGCGCAGCGATAATGAATGAAAAGCCTTCCGAGTCGGCCTTGGCAAGTCATTGAATCCGACAAATGATATTCAGATGCAAACAAATTGCCCACGGACGGCGAATCGCATTCCGCCGCacacatcaataaaaataaGGCCCAGTTGTCAAATCCCTGAACGGCCACGTTTGCCCACCGGGCCTCAACAAATGAGAATTTGTCTGGCTGGTCTGTTTTTGCAGCAGAGAGTTAATTTTCCTTTGATCGGACTGCCAGGGAGATTTGCCAAGATGGAGACATTTGAATAAGAAGAGCAGACCGACAGAAGCGCGGAGACGAATCCTCTATAACGATTAATTTTCGCTTTTATATTCGTTGATGTTAACCTCAAATTAAAACCACACAAAGGCGTTGGCAGGCGTGTGTTCTTCACGAATGAATGTTCTGCTGTTGTACTTAGACGACCACACTGATTGGCCTCCTGAAGACAGCCCGCCTCCTTCGACTGGTGCGCGTGGCTCGGAAACTGGACCGCTACTCCGAGTACGGCGCCGCCGTCCTCATGCTCCTCATGTGCATCTTCGCCCTCATTGCCCACTGGCTGGCCTGCATCTGGTACGCCATCGGCAACATGGAGAAGTCGTATCTGGAGCCCAAGATCGGCTGGCTCAACAACCTCGGCATGACCATCGGCAAGCGCTACAACTACAGCGACCCCACGTCCGGCCCGTCCATCAAGGACAAATACGTCACCGCCCTTTACTTCACCTTCAGCAGCCTGACCAGCGTGGGCTTCGGGAACGTCTCGCCCAACACCAACTCGGAGAAGATCTTCTCCATCTGTGTCATGCTAATCGGCTGTAAGTGACAGATCATTGCAGCTTGGCCTGTTTGCTCACTAAAACTTACCCACAGGCATCGTGCGGCCATCCTCGAAGAACGTTTTTCTTCCAAATATTTCTCCACTAGGTTCAGGTGATGGCTGACATCTTATATACGTACAGTATGTACGTGGCAGGTTAACAGGACAGAAGGCCGTAATGAAATCGTTCTTGGAACAGGACTGGGAACCAGCATCACTTAAAATAGCCTTGCAACTACCTGGAAATTCCACATTATTTAGCAACAACAATGTGCTTAACTTAGCGCTGTATTGGCAATTGGCATATTAAACTAATATGCACTGCTTGCGTTGGCGGAACACGACTCACTCGCTCTTCCTCCTGCCCTGCAGCCCTCATGTATGCCAGCATCTTTGGCAACGTCTCCGCCATCATCCAGAGGCTCTACTCTGGCACGGCCAGGTACCACATGCAGATGCTGAGGGTGAAGGAGTTCATCCGCTTCCACCAGATTCCCAACCCCCTGCGCCAGAGGCTGGAGGAGTACTTCCAGCACTCCTGGACATACACCAACGGCATCGACATGAACACGGTAATGCCGGAACATCGCTCTTCTCAGACGCGTGCTAAACGTTAAAACTAAATgaagtacat belongs to Denticeps clupeoides chromosome 9, fDenClu1.1, whole genome shotgun sequence and includes:
- the LOC114796658 gene encoding voltage-gated inwardly rectifying potassium channel KCNH7 isoform X3 yields the protein MMFIMNFDYVLNDSSSDSLERIQLTSPTNTEYRKGRFFRFRLPTLNLLGSSKQSLPQEDPDTVMIDSPKESVDSVAMRDFQSPSKQDSCSPTDANDTRALIGSSLPSPVSTSGPVDQSSPRQRWDRRSSALAQSTTCLAQSFSRDSLCSRRRASSVHDIEGFSANAKRALSEGPFNHLKSSLLGSTSDSNINRYSTINKIPLIALNFSELNDKKAPSPPSSEKTIIAPKVKDRTHNVTEKVTQVLSLGADVLPEYKLQTTRIDTFTILHYSPFKAVWDWLILLLVIYTAIFTPYSAAFLLNDREEQKRRECGYSCSPLNVVDLMVDIMFLIDILINFRTTYVNVNEEVVSHPAKIAIHYFKGWFLIDMVAAIPFDLLIFGSGSSDEVSHETTTLIGLLKTARLLRLVRVARKLDRYSEYGAAVLMLLMCIFALIAHWLACIWYAIGNMEKSYLEPKIGWLNNLGMTIGKRYNYSDPTSGPSIKDKYVTALYFTFSSLTSVGFGNVSPNTNSEKIFSICVMLIGSLMYASIFGNVSAIIQRLYSGTARYHMQMLRVKEFIRFHQIPNPLRQRLEEYFQHSWTYTNGIDMNTEVLKGFPECLQADICLHLNQSLLQGCKAFRGATKGCLRALAMRFKTTHCPPGDTLVHCGDVLTALYFLSRGSIEILKDDIVVAILGTNDIFGEMIHLYAKPGKSNADVRALCYCDLHTIQREELLEVLDMYPEFSDHFLTNLELTFNLRDDNAKGTYSQASDSDGEDTKSRRKISFSRKTSQGGSVKDAESDSRKERDSRASSKRGSEDRRASGAEPQNRHQSTGILGYPSVQDYTLALDSGHIGDDKAKDNDHHDEDLHGDEWAYEKPRDFLGEPDQGESRDSASEITYGEVEQRLDQLQEHLNRLESQMTTDIQSILQLLQRQSSLGPPAYSTVTSPEYKRPAIRVQPIAATMSTHSLGQNMQNSALFNMTRIHQKPTGAHPDGPLEDGFGALLPQHTGLLHRHTAHQTAELRPHHSHSLHPTEPPSHSSGTGGLHRPLSDPGIIGK